One Pleurocapsa sp. PCC 7327 DNA segment encodes these proteins:
- the arsC gene encoding arsenate reductase, glutathione/glutaredoxin type codes for MKKVMFVCKKNSARSQMAEGFAKTLGAGKIEVTSSGLEASQVRPEAIATMRDIGIDISDQTSKPLSDFSPENFDAVISLCGCGVNLPPEWVTREVFEDWQLDDPAEQPEIFPRVRDEIKERVMRLIESLEAASVGQSG; via the coding sequence ATGAAAAAAGTGATGTTTGTGTGCAAGAAAAACTCTGCTCGTTCCCAAATGGCAGAAGGATTTGCTAAAACGTTGGGAGCAGGAAAAATCGAAGTCACCAGTTCGGGGTTAGAAGCGAGTCAGGTACGTCCAGAAGCGATCGCGACCATGAGAGATATCGGGATCGATATTAGCGACCAAACCTCGAAACCCCTAAGCGATTTTAGTCCAGAAAATTTTGACGCGGTGATTTCTCTATGCGGTTGTGGGGTGAATTTGCCACCAGAGTGGGTGACGCGAGAGGTGTTCGAGGACTGGCAACTCGACGATCCCGCAGAACAACCGGAGATCTTTCCCAGAGTACGAGATGAGATTAAAGAACGGGTGATGCGACTGATTGAATCCCTTGAAGCTGCATCAGTGGGACAAAGCGGATAG
- the arsB gene encoding ACR3 family arsenite efflux transporter — MSSKKSRANTLAVRAGSNLSFFERYLTLWVFLCILAGIALGRIFPGVAVALDAMSIYQVSIPIAICLFFMMYPIMVKIDFTQAANAIRAPKPVILTLVVNWLIKPFTMVVFAQFFLGWLFRPLVEGAELIRGSEVALANSYIAGTILLGIAPCTAMVLMWGYLSYGNQGHTLVMVAVNSLTMLFLYAPLGRWLLAANDLTVPWETIVLSVLIYVGLPLLAGMYSRYWILKHKGRQWFEREFLKYLSPIAITALLITLVLLFAFKGELIVNNPLHILLIAVPLFIQTNFIFLIGYVAALKLNISYEDAAPAALIGASNHFEVAIATAVMLFGLNSGAALATVVGVLIEVPVMLMLVELCKRTAGWFPREPEKATLRDPRCTSAFK, encoded by the coding sequence ATGAGTTCAAAAAAATCTCGCGCTAACACATTAGCCGTTCGAGCTGGGAGTAATTTAAGTTTTTTTGAAAGATACCTGACCTTATGGGTGTTTTTATGTATCTTAGCTGGCATTGCGCTAGGTCGTATATTTCCCGGTGTGGCTGTCGCACTCGATGCCATGAGCATCTATCAGGTGTCAATTCCGATCGCGATCTGTCTCTTCTTCATGATGTATCCCATCATGGTGAAGATTGACTTCACTCAGGCAGCAAATGCGATACGCGCTCCCAAACCCGTGATTCTGACCTTGGTAGTGAACTGGTTAATCAAGCCATTCACGATGGTAGTATTCGCTCAGTTTTTCTTAGGATGGCTGTTTCGTCCTCTAGTTGAAGGGGCAGAGTTAATTCGCGGCAGTGAAGTCGCCCTAGCAAACTCTTACATTGCAGGCACGATTTTATTAGGAATTGCCCCTTGCACGGCGATGGTACTGATGTGGGGATATCTCTCCTATGGCAACCAAGGACATACGTTAGTGATGGTGGCGGTAAACTCTCTCACTATGCTGTTTCTGTATGCTCCCTTGGGAAGGTGGTTACTGGCAGCAAACGATTTAACCGTGCCTTGGGAAACAATTGTCCTGTCGGTACTCATTTATGTGGGATTGCCGTTGCTAGCGGGAATGTATAGCCGCTATTGGATTCTCAAGCATAAGGGGCGGCAGTGGTTTGAGCGCGAGTTTCTTAAATATCTCAGTCCGATTGCCATAACTGCTCTGTTGATTACCTTGGTGCTGCTATTTGCCTTCAAAGGGGAACTGATTGTCAATAATCCCCTGCATATTCTGTTAATCGCCGTGCCGCTGTTTATCCAAACTAATTTCATTTTCCTGATTGGTTATGTAGCGGCTCTGAAGCTAAATATATCCTATGAAGATGCCGCACCCGCGGCCTTGATAGGAGCAAGCAATCATTTTGAAGTAGCGATCGCGACGGCAGTAATGTTGTTTGGCTTAAACTCCGGTGCTGCCTTGGCTACCGTAGTGGGCGTGTTAATTGAAGTACCAGTAATGTTGATGTTGGTAGAGTTGTGTAAACGAACAGCAGGATGGTTTCCCAGAGAACCAGAAAAAGCAACTCTGCGCGATCCTCGATGCACCAGTGCTTTTAAGTAA